Within Fusarium keratoplasticum isolate Fu6.1 chromosome 8, whole genome shotgun sequence, the genomic segment AACTGCAGGGCTCTCACTTCGACCTCGGTTGCGCCGTATTGGTAAAGGGATCGAGAGTCGGCGGGATCAGGGGTCCACGGTAGTATGTACCTATCAGACTTCCGTCGAGAGTCGTCCAAATTAGGGGTCCATGGCTGCAAATACCCATCACACTTTCGACCAGTCTTTTCACACCGCTGACAAAATGGCTTGGCTTCGTCACACTTGACCTTGCGTATTCTAGAAACGATCGGTGGTTAGCGACCTCCTCCAGTCATGGAATGCACAGAGGTCACTTACTTGCAGGTCAAGCATCCAGTGCGGACCTTGCGGCTGCCTTTTCGCgccatggcgttgaagtGTCGGTTGAGTCCGAACGAACCTGTGAGACCCTGCCGAGACCCAGGGGTATATATGGGACGGAGACGGAGCTCGGGGTCCAGTTGAGCTGCCGAGCCAATCATGACGGCTAATTTTCCAGTTTAAAGTGCGAGGTCGAAAAGGATAATTAGAGTCCGAGGTGGCCAATGGGAAGTTAAGCACGCCTGCCAAGATGACTCCACAGTGAAGGATTCGGTGACATCGCATACGAGAAGGAACTTCGGTAACAGTCAAAGGATCTAAATCTTGTTTAGAGTATCACAATTGGAAATAAGCTCCAGCGGGAAGACGGTTTTTGTGGTTAGGCTGCCGACAAAGCCATCACAGCCCTATGAGAAGTGGCTCCTGTGAGACAGGGATAAAATCTAGGTTTATCCTCGTGCAGAAACCCCACCTGTCTTGACGTCTCGGAGTGTAAATAAGAACACGCCAGTCACTTTGCCGCAATAGTACACGACATATTGATCCGAGAGTCTGCAAGCCTCATTCAATCACTCCAGAATGCTTACCATCGAGGAAATGCATGCTCTTGGGAAGCCCCCTCCCGGGTTTGAACCAGTAGGTTCTTTAGCCACCAGGGGCTGTGCTGATGTTGAGCCGGGGCTCGGATACCCTAGAGCGTCCAGGGCGAAATGCTGCGCTCCGGTCACTTTACCTCGGTCTTTCTTGGCACCTTGCGACCTAAGCAAAAAACCTGAGTCTCTTTGTATGGTTTGGAAACATCATAATTCACCCTATCGGCGAGCGGCTTTGACAAGAGATGCAGGAGCCGACTGGAAttcctctcggccgagttCGCATTTTCTTGCCTAATCCGGTAAGTCCAGCGCCGGGAGTCGACCGGAAGAGCCACATCGAACAACGAGGTATGTACGTGTACTTGCAAAGAGAGATTGATTAAATGCCTGAATTTACGCCATCAGAGGACTGAGATTCTTCTGTGAAGCTACGTTCACCCAGTAgacatcctcatctccgTTGTCGATGGCAGTCCAGATATCCTTGACAAGTTGGTAATGCTGCTGAACCTTGCGAAGAGGAAGGACGTGTGTGTAAGCTGCCAACCGCGATTTGACAAAATTTCGAGCGCGAGCTGTCTCTATCGACGCATCGAGTATCGGTCCGGAACCAGGGATTTGATCGTTGTACCGGAGTTCGCCTGACACTGCAATCATGACGAAGGGTTGGATGCATCTCGTAAGAGACTCGAAAGGAATCTCTTGCAGGATCTGGACGACGTGGGTGGCCAAAGAAGTCAACCACGCGCTTCTTTCGCGCCTGGTGGGGATTTTTGAAGCCTCTAGCGGTAGAAGGATCTCGTCTTTGTTCCAGGGCCTGTAACGCCGCGCAAGCAACTCCGGGAAGACGCGGTATAGTTGTAAAAGGCCCGTGTATCGAAAAGCTTCATCCATGTGCTGGAAATGCGTCGGTGGGGTGTTGGGGTCGCCAGGGTCCACAATGCGCGAAGCCTCTGCCGCAACAAAAGCGAGGAGTTGCTGCTCCAGGCGACCAGCCTTCTCCAAGGTGTCTCGAAAGAAGTCGATATGATGCTCACTAGTGAAGAGGACGTTTGGCAAGCTTGTCCGCACACTGAAAACCAAGCGCCCTACATCGGCCATCAGTTGGACTATCTCACGAGAGATTCCATTCCAAGCGTGGGGAAAAGTGCGGTCAGTCAGTCGAGAAGGACTGACGCATGTCTGCCGGCCTGAGTCTTTTCCATCGGCCGTCTTTGTGGTAAAGGCAAGAAGCATCTTCCAAAAATCCAATGCCTCCTCTAAGAATGACCAGCTGAACTCGCTATCCGGCAAGGACCACAATGAGATAATTGTTTCGGCCTCTTGGAGCTTGTCGGCTGCCAGGTCGTGCGGGTCAAACCAGCTCGAGCTGTGGCCGAATAAGAAGGTGGCCAGAGCGTGCTCCTCCTTGCATGAAGGGGATGTTGAGTTTTGTTGCAGGTATTCCAAAGCACAAGAGCGTTCTCCGGATGCTGTAGAGGCAAGATGAGGAAAGCTCTCTGATAGGCAGATGGCTGCCATGCTCTGCATTGTGTGATAAAGCGCCCCGGAAGATTGCCACATCCTTCCAATCATGATGCGTAGTGAGTTGAAGCTATTGTCCCAAGTACAGTACAGCTTGATTACTTCTTTAAAGAAGTAGTCTGTGAGTGCCGAAGGTAGATGTAACAACTCAGCCAGACGAGGTGGTGGGTGCTGACCAGAGGTATTGGCTGTGTTATCTGGCGCAGTTTGGGAACCCTGCACAGCAGAGCTGAGCGTTTGGTTGACCAAGTCTCCAATATCAAGGTCAAAGCATTGATCAAGGAGGTCTTGGTTGCCGATACGGGCGTCCTCTCGCAAGAGATCAAGCACCCCGTAATGGGTCTCAAATGGCAAGAGATCGCCCATGTAggcgaggtcgaggccgGAAGGGAAAAGGTCGGATGCACTACAGAGGTCAGGTGAAGGCGATGCGGGTTGTTGAAGAGAGGTGGTGTCTTCTGGCAGTGTCCATTGTGGGAGTGTTGGAAAGGGATTGCCAAGTTCGACATTTCCCACGGCCGAAGAATTCTGAGCCGGTACTTGAAGGATCTCGCTTGAAATAGTATGAGGAACACTAGTTCTAGTTTGACTAGATTCATCAAGTGCGGTACTGTTCAAAAGGGATGCTGGTGGAGCTTCTGGTCTCCGAGAGCGTGGTCGTGGTTGGCAGAGTTGGAATTGATGCTTCTGTGACCAACGAACGTTGAGCGAGTATCCGGGACATGGCAAGTCTTTTTCTTGGCAGCGTGAACAgcctggcttcttctcgtcacACTTGATCTGGTAATAGATATCGAGTCAGATGGTGATCCCTGGCCGTTCTTGGGTCTCCAtaccttcttggccttgcacCGGAGACAACCATGCCTCGATTTGCGGGGAGGCGCGTGCATGGCAGTTGCGGATGCGATACACTATGTGTAAAGGAGTGGAGGCATATATTTGAGGACAATTGAATCCAAGTTTGGCTGATTGAATGGAGGATGTTGTTGCTAGAAATGAAGATGCCTCCgctcgcctccatcgccgaaACCACCGCTGCTAGCTTCCCTGTCACGTGTCCTCCCCGAGCTCGCTCCATCCAGCAGCCATCTAGCACATGATGGAAATCCCTTCATCTAAGGCCATTACTATGAGGTTTCATTCCCAAGCAATTTACCAATTTCCTCAGCTATCGCCATGATACGTTCCTCCGTCAGCCTTCGTCCAATAATTTGCACGCCAACAGGTGCGCCATGATAAGCCTCTGGATCGTCTGTTCAGATCAAGATTAGCAGAGCCCTCGACCTTTCAAAGGGAAACTCACACTCTGCCTGAACCGTGCTGTCAACATCCGTTAGGGGGCTGAAGGACTCATTCTTGACGTCGACGGCCTTATCGGCAAAAGTAACTGGCACAACAACACTCGTGAAGTCGAGGAGGTTAATCACACTCGCATACCCGTAGTACTTGAACTGGTTGTGCCGGATCGTTGCGGTGGGTGTGATGGGCGCTATGATTGCATCCAGCTGCTTGCCAAGCTTCTCTTCCAGGGCTCGAATGGCAGCTAAGTATTCGCGCTGGTAATCCCACTTCTTGAGGTTTGCGCTCCAGAGCTCGTTCATGTCCAGCTTGGGGAGAGACGGGTTTATCAAATCGGCAAAATTAGGGATGTCGGGTTCGCCAGAAGCCTTTAGCGTCTCGAACACGTCCTAAAGATCAAGTTAGACAAGTATCAGGGTCGATCGGGGGTTCCTACAGTTCCGCCATCTGAGGCGTAGATCTtgttgacgagatcgacAGCATACGCGTGCTTGTATGGTTCCCAGGGAACAACCGTGTGGCCCTCTTCCTTCAGTTTGTCGACAACTGTCTGCACACCGCGAAGGATGGGAGGGTGAGGGAGGACCTAATTCATTAGCTGAATGTGTCATCCGCCGAGACAAATGAACTCACCACTCCATCGCAGTTGTAGAAGCCCAAAGTCAAGCCCTTGGATGAaatcttggtcttgatggcatcttctTCGGCCTGCCGCCATGGCATCGGGATCACCTTGGAGTCAAACTCCCAGGGTTGTTCCGCTAGCACAGAAGTCACGAAGAGTCTCATGTCCTCCACCGAGTGCGTAAGGGGTCCGCAAACGGAATGAACGGTTTCCTGTCCTTCCATGCTGTTGGCCATCTTTGCGTAGGGCAGACGCCCGTGACTGGGTCTCAGGCCGTAGAGAAAGTTGAACGCAGATGGGACCCGAATGGAGCCACCTTGGACTATCAGCACATATACTGCAAGAGTGAAGAGGTGAAATATACCGATATCAGTGCCAACGCCGATGAGACTTCCACGGAACCCAACCAaagctccctctcctccgGAGCTGCCTCCACAAGACCAGTTCTTGTTTCGGGGGTTCAAGGTTCGCCCGATGATATTGTTGATAGTCTCGCATACCATAAGACTCTGAGGGACACTGGTCTTGATGTAGAAGACGGCTCCAGCTTTGCGTAGAAGGCTAGTCAGAACCGAATCTTCCTCATCATACTTGCCCACCCAAGCTGTGTAGCCCATGGTGGTTTCAAGGCCCTGGCGTCATTAGAGACACGATCAAGAATATTCGAACTGAAAATTACCTTGATTCTGAGTTGATCCTTTAATGAGATGGGCAACCCGTGGAGAGGCCCCACggtcttcttgttcttggcaaaGTATTCATCCAGCTCACTGGCTCTCTTGAGGGCCATCTCCGGGAAGAACTCGTGCGCGCAGTTAACCTGATATGTATTCAGCACCGTGTTTCAATGCCCGACAGGCTCTCAGACCAACCAGTTGTTGAGCGAGTGCAGCTCTCTTGCAGAACGCAGTCGTGACGGCGACAGATGTCAGCTCTCCCGCTGCCATCTTGTTGACCAGTTCAGTTGCGGAAGATTCGGTAATGACGAGTTCTTC encodes:
- a CDS encoding Amidase, whose amino-acid sequence is MTWETIAKDKKRRIDESIPAEWRIKIPAYDGSMLNFPKDSGIMTLEELVITESSATELVNKMAAGELTSVAVTTAFCKRAALAQQLVNCAHEFFPEMALKRASELDEYFAKNKKTVGPLHGLPISLKDQLRIKGLETTMGYTAWVGKYDEEDSVLTSLLRKAGAVFYIKTSVPQSLMVCETINNIIGRTLNPRNKNWSCGGSSGGEGALVGFRGSLIGVGTDIGGSIRVPSAFNFLYGLRPSHGRLPYAKMANSMEGQETVHSVCGPLTHSVEDMRLFVTSVLAEQPWEFDSKVIPMPWRQAEEDAIKTKISSKGLTLGFYNCDGVVLPHPPILRGVQTVVDKLKEEGHTVVPWEPYKHAYAVDLVNKIYASDGGTDVFETLKASGEPDIPNFADLINPSLPKLDMNELWSANLKKWDYQREYLAAIRALEEKLGKQLDAIIAPITPTATIRHNQFKYYGYASVINLLDFTSVVVPVTFADKAVDVKNESFSPLTDVDSTVQAEYDPEAYHGAPVGVQIIGRRLTEERIMAIAEEIEDTTSLQQPASPSPDLCSASDLFPSGLDLAYMGDLLPFETHYGVLDLLREDARIGNQDLLDQCFDLDIGDLVNQTLSSAVQGSQTAPDNTANTSGQHPPPRLAELLHLPSALTDYFFKEVIKLYCTWDNSFNSLRIMIGRMWQSSGALYHTMQSMAAICLSESFPHLASTASGERSCALEYLQQNSTSPSCKEEHALATFLFGHSSSWFDPHDLAADKLQEAETIISLWSLPDSEFSWSFLEEALDFWKMLLAFTTKTADGKDSGRQTCVSPSRLTDRTFPHAWNGISREIVQLMADVGRLVFSVRTSLPNVLFTSEHHIDFFRDTLEKAGRLEQQLLAFVAAEASRIVDPGDPNTPPTHFQHMDEAFRYTGLLQLYRVFPELLARRYRPWNKDEILLPLEASKIPTRRERSAWLTSLATHVVQILQEIPFESLTRCIQPFVMIAVSGELRYNDQIPGSGPILDASIETARARNFVKSRLAAYTHVLPLRKVQQHYQLVKDIWTAIDNGDEDVYWVNVASQKNLSPLMA